One region of Macadamia integrifolia cultivar HAES 741 chromosome 11, SCU_Mint_v3, whole genome shotgun sequence genomic DNA includes:
- the LOC122094060 gene encoding interactor of constitutive active ROPs 4, which produces MPRSRGSELPQRQSPRGPLSVRASSSDSDSHHNHHHHRPIVDRSPKLGVAERRSPRGSQPDSLQQKKLGTRISDLESQLGNAQEELKKLKDQLASAEASKKEVQAELQKKAQKPEAAVKEAQGELQKKPPKSEAAIKEAQGELEMKSQKPIVSETQKEDQHQPPSPEEVHESSSNEKNLCDPDQSTDVFEVPVETKPQHDPKVDFTETVAQKEEEEEETKRTEVEKCVEPPSPPTQLLLEPEKPSPDNSAQLKEEINSLNEKLTEKVKELEISREENERLKRQAKEAGAKAASALANEEESILKLNKIGEELEESKVNLCRLKEKHEAVEAAKEVLETEMKKLKVQTEQWKKAADAAAAILSDGVEMNGRRVAVRCGSMDKHIGSGFGAADGFGGIVGSPLMADDLDDGFEIGKRKGAGMRMFSDLWKKKGQK; this is translated from the coding sequence TCCACTTTCAGTAAGAGCTTCGAGCTCTGATTCTGATTCCCATCATAATCATCACCATCATCGACCTATTGTTGATCGGAGCCCAAAGTTGGGAGTTGCAGAACGCCGATCTCCAAGAGGATCTCAGCCTGATTCGTTGCAGCAGAAGAAGCTGGGAACCCGCATTTCCGACTTGGAATCACAACTGGGTAATGCTCAGGAAGAACTCAAGAAGCTTAAAGACCAGTTAGCTTCTGCTGAAGCTTCCAAAAAAGAAGTTCAAGCAGAGCTTCAAAAGAAAGCCCAGAAACCAGAAGCTGCCGTAAAAGAAGCGCAAGGAGAGCTTCAAAAGAAACCCCCGAAATCAGAAGCAGCCATAAAAGAAGCGCAAGGAGAGCTTGAAATGAAATCCCAGAAACCAATCGTCTCGGAGACCCAAAAGGAAGATCAACATCAACCACCTTCTCCCGAGGAAGTCCATGAATCatcatcaaatgaaaaaaatctCTGCGACCCAGATCAGTCCACCGACGTCTTCGAAGTTCCAGTTGAAACTAAACCTCAACATGACCCCAAAGTCGATTTCACAGAAACGGTAGctcaaaaggaagaagaggaggaagaaactaAAAGAACGGAAGTTGAGAAATGTGTAgaaccaccatcaccaccaacaCAGCTGTTGCTGGAACCAGAGAAGCCATCACCAGACAATTCAGCCCAattgaaagaagaaatcaaTTCACTGAACGAGAAATTGACAGAGAAGGTGAAGGAATTGGAAATCTCAAGAGAAGAGAACGAGAGGCTAAAGAGGCAGGCGAAGGAGGCAGGAGCTAAGGCAGCCTCAGCTTTAGCTAATGAAGAAGAATCCATCTTGAAGCTCAACAAAATTGGAGAAGAGCTTGAAGAGAGTAAGGTTAACCTATGCAGATTGAAAGAGAAACACGAAGCAGTAGAAGCAGCGAAGGAGGTGCTGGAGACAGagatgaagaagctaaaagTGCAGACGGAGCAATGGAAGAAAGCTGCAGATGCGGCGGCGGCAATACTCTCTGATGGTGTGGAGATGAACGGAAGGAGAGTTGCAGTCCGATGCGGATCCATGGATAAGCATATCGGGAGCGGGTTCGGAGCGGCTGATGGATTCGGTGGAATCGTGGGATCGCCTCTCATGGCTGACGATTTGGACGATGGATTCGAAATCGGCAAGAGGAAGGGTGCTGGGATGAGGATGTTTAGTGATCTGTGGAAGAAGAAGGGCCAGAAGTAG